GCCCCAGCAAGGCGCTACGCCGAGCCCCTATTCAAAAGGCCGCCTGACAGTCATGTAAGACCGAAAGCAGTTTTGAATACCCCCGACGGTGCAATAGCACAAATAAAGAGAAAGATCAGAGAGCAAACAATGAGAGCGAGAAATTCACAATCCATGCGAGCGAGTGCCCGCTGGCTGGTAACCCTGGTAGCTGCATTCGCTGCCCTGGGTAGCTGGGCACAGGATGAGGACATAGCACTGCCCGAGCCCCCGGCTCCACCTGAGCTAAATGCCGAGGCCCCGGAGGCTCCCGAGTCACGGGTCCGCATTATGCGCGATGACAATGGCGTACTCACCATCAAAACCGAGGGAGAGGACGGAGAGCGCAGTGAGGTCAGGGTAGATCTTGGCTCAGATTTTGGCGGCCCCCTGAGTCAACGAATTATCGAGAAGCTGGAGAGCAAGGGCATTCTCGATGAGCGTGGACAGGTGGTCGAGGAGGCCCTAGACAGTGTTCCAGAGAATGTTGAGATCGGCCTGTCCAAAAAATATGATTCTCGATTCAATGACTCGAAGGAATCTCATTCTGGCGAGGCTTTCCACCAGGTAGTGACGCTGCCAATGCTGGCTTTGATCTGCGTCTTTGGTATGCCGGTGCTGATTGTCTGGCTGGTAACTCGCAATAGTTATCGCAAGAAGCAGCTGGTGATGGAAAATATCAATCGTATGGTGGCTGAAGGCCGGGATGTACCACCTGAGATGCTGGATATGCTTGAGGGCGATAGTCCCAGGAATCCCAATGATCGAGGTATTACTCTGATTGCGGTGGGTGCCGCAGTGTTTATCTGGCTTACCGCCCTGGCAGGAATTGGTGTGGGTAGCCTGGGCCTGATCCCTCTGTTCATCGGCCTGGCCCGCTTTATCAACTGGAAGCTCGATAACAAGCAGGTGTAGGACCGGATTATGGACCTCAATGATGAGGAATTGATCAGGCGTACCGTCAAAGACGGGGACCAGCGGGCGTATGCCCAGCTGGTTCGTCGCTATCAGTCACAGCTGCGATTCTCGCTCCGCCAGCTGTGCGATGGTGACCAGGGCCTGGCGGACGATATGGCGCAGGAGGCCTTTATTAAGGCCTATAAGGCGTTGCCGGCATTTCGGGGGGATGCCCGGTTCAGCACCTGGTTGTACCGTATCGCCTACAATCTCGTCATGAGCCATAAGCGCAAGAACGCCCCGGAAGTGGATCAGGACGCGGTCGACAGAGCACAAGCGGAAGAGACGGTGGAAGAGTCCCAGCAGCTGGGCATGGCAAGGGACCTGAACTCTGCAATGGGGAGCCTGAGCGACGCCCAGCGCGAGGCGATACACTTGTGTATGCAGAGGGGCTTTTCCCATGAGGAGGCGGCAAGCATTATGAAGTTGCCGCTAGGTACGGTAAAATCCCATGTAAATCGCGCGAGGGCCAAGCTGCGTAGCTTGCTCCAGCCATGGCGCGAGGAGGTGGTAAATGGTTAATTTTGAACAGCGGAACATAAAGGGTGGCACCTTGAGTAATGTTGCTATAGAGGGCAAAGATCCACAGTTCGATGCCTGGCTAAGCGAGCAGCTGCAGTTTGATGAGCCTTACCTGGATGATGATGGCTTCTGCGAAAGCGTGATGGCAAAACTGCCTGCGCCCTCGCAGCAGAGTGAGCGTCGCGCCAGTCGATTCCAGTATATTGCCGTGCTGGCGGCCTCGGGCATTGTTGCCTGGCAATTTCCGTTTGGTGAAGTGCTGAGCGAAGCTGCGCACCAGTCCATCAGTCTTTATAGTCTGGTGGGCGTGGGGATGCTCTCCTCTCTGGTGGTGATGGCTGGAGGTATTTTCGCTGCCCGTCGCTGAATATTACTGCGCTCAAGAGCCCGCCAATAAAGCTCAAAGTCCACCTCTAGCGATGTATTGGAGGTGGGCAAGGCATTCTTTAGTTTACGGTCCTATCCTCCTTACTTTTTATCCCCCATTCTCTCCTTATTGTTTTGACCGTACTACGTTTTTGTGTCCCTTGCTGTGCTTGGTAAAGAAGACTAACCGAAAACTAAATAGCGGAAATTTTAGGATTGGCGGCTGTTCCGGCTGCTAAAAAGTAGTCCTCGATTTTAATCTTCAATCCGCAATGCTTGATGAAATTTTGGGTGGATTCTAGCCATACGATATAGGCCAGCGTATGCACCATCTTTAAACGAAGCAAACTTTGACTCCCCTTCAACTTTAAAGCCAAATTTTTTATATAAGTAAATACCATGTTCATTATCAGTATAAACTTCCAACTCAAGGCGAATAATGTTTAACCAGTTGTCTGCCATATTGATAGTTTCTTCCAGTAAAATACTCCCAATACCTTTTCCATGACTATTTGGATGTATAGCCATTCCAAAGCTTGCCACATGCTTAGCTCTGGGTTTCGTATTCAAGTTTATACAGATATATCCCTGGATCCTTTCTTCTAGCTCAGCTACAAGAAGAATTAAACTATCGTCCTTATCATCAAGTAAGTTGGAAATTCTTTCAATGCCAAGATAAGGGTGTTGAGAGCTCTGTGCTACCACGGTTGGATGGTCAAATATTTCAGAGATCGCTCCAAAATCACTTTTCTTTGCAGCTCTAATTTCAAGTTCCATTATGATTCCTGCTGAAATTTAATGTTGCAGTGGGTAGCTGGATTCCAACAATAAGGAGTGACTGAAATAAAAATTTTACGTGTTCATTTTCAGTTTTTTTGGTTTATTCCCGTGCGGAGCCATCTCCCATGATTTTTCTATCAATTAAACGGTTTTAAGTTTATAGGTTTTTTGAGTTGCTCAGTACTATTAAGGTACTTCTTTCTTGGGGTAACTGATTAATAGGGAGTTGCACCCTCGAACCTTACTGGTGGGGCTGGTAGATTTCCCTTCTTTTTCATAGAGTTGTCAGCCGAGCGCCATATATATTTTACTTCGAGTAATTCTGAATTTTTTTAGCATGGCTTGAAAGAATTACTGTTTGAGGAGTGGCGCATCTATGGCTAAAGTCAATTTTAACCTCTAGCTTATCTGTGCCTGCAATTAGCCTCTCACTTGGCTTGAATGAGGGGTCATAGGTGCGTATGAACTCTCCAGAACTAACTATGGCAGCGGACATGACCGGAATTCCCTCCTGACTTCTAATACTCACTGCAGCCTTGGTTAAATGACTATAAGCTTTATTTGAAATTACAAAAACATTCGATGAGACTAAAAATAAGTTAGAAACTTGGATTTTTATACTTGGCATCCCTGAGAGATTTGAAGCCGGCAATGATACTATTTGAAATAATTGTATACTCCATGCTTGACCAGTATAAACGCTAATAATTATGGGTCTATGACCTGGAAGTTAGTTAGCTCCGACTCCCGCAATAGTATCGCCGACAAGCTAGCTAGCCATTGATCTAGCAGGCTAAGAGTTGCTGGATCGCGGACCTGGATAACCAAGTCCGCCTGGTTGATTCACTCGAATGGTTTCAAACGTTCCATAAGGCGCTTGCGGATTTCTTTCATCGACTTTTCCGCAGCATCATCACCGGAGTTCATCGCAATTAGAAAAATTATGTCGTGCTTGGGCATAATGCGCATGTCAGCGAGCCAATAACCATTACTGCCGGTGTGTGTAAGAAGCAATAATTCAGGGTCGTACACTGCGCCCCAACCGAGTGCATAATTACCAGTCACCGGTGAGTGCAACTTGCGATAGGTTTCGGTCTTCAGCAGTTTGCCGTGACCATGTACGCCATTGAGTTGGTCTTCTACGAAGAGAATCCAATCCTTGAGAGAAATATTGATCGTGCCGGCGGGGCCGAGAGCTTGGGGGTTATCACTATGTTTGTCAGCGGGATCAAGTGGTGTGAGCTTGCCCCAGAAGGTCTTTTTATGACCACGTGGTTGGTCCCACTTGTCTGAGAATCCGGGTGCTGCAAAACCCCCATCCTTGATCCCAAGCGGAGCAAAGATCTGTTCATTGATGAGATCCTCCCAGGTTTTGCCTGTTCGAGCCTCGGCGATGGCGCCCGCGATAATATAACCGAGATTGGAATATGCAAATGAGCCGGCTACGGAGGCGGGCGGCATCGTGAGATAATTGCGTGCTACCGCCATGCGTTGTGCTTGTATTCCGTTTACTGGTTCGATTACTGCTTCAAATTGAGGAAGCTCCTTATCGTCGGTCAGGGGCGCTAAGCCCGCAGTGTGGCTGAGCAATTGCGTGATAGTTATGTCGCGGTAAGCGGGATCCATCTTTTTCGCGAAAGCGGGAAACGAATCCGCAAGTGTATCCTCAAACTGCATAACGCCTTGTTCAACAAGGCGTGCGATCATTGTTGCAGTTATCGCCTTTGTATTGGATCCAATGTGCCAACGATCGCCGATAGTGGCCAGTTCCTGACGACCCTGTGCACGAACACCGTCCACTGCCACAGCAGCGGTCTTACCGTTGATTTGAATCAGCGCAGCGATAGCAGGGAGGCTGTTTTTGTCGCGTGCTGTGCTAAGTGTCTGCTCGAGAAATGTCTGCAGCGTATCGTCGGCATGTGCGGTAATGGTTGCTACCATTAGAGCGACTGTAAGGAGGAACTTTGACGGAATTTGAAGGTGCCGACGACGCATCTTAGTAAGCCTGTATTAAAAGTATAGTAAAAAGTCTATGGCGGTCACGGCCATCGGTAAAAATGGTACGTAGTTTCAAAGTTAATTGAGCCCCATTTTTTGATGGTCAACTGCAGTGCCTTGCATAAGTCCAGCATGGGTATGAATTAGTAAAATAAAGCCCAATGCAAGTATCCGATTTATATTGGTGTTTTATATATAAACTGCTCGCTAATGGCAAGAGAATAGTTGTGAGGGGGCGCCTAAAGGAAGCTGAAAGCAAAAATATATATTTTTAGAATTCTAAGCTGAAGATGATCCAATAAGAGATTGGAGTCACTTGCTTTTTAGCCAGTGTAAAGAGCAAAACTGGCACAAGGCGGCCCCGCCAATAATCGGTCAAACTGATTGAGATGGAAAAATCACAATGGCATCAAGTGGCTGATAAAGATATTCATCCTGTAAGACAAATATTTTGATGTGAACTTTGCACGACAAGCAATTCTTGAAATTTAGTGTCCTGTCCTTGAAAGTAGTAGTGGTTTTTACTTGCAGTATTGCCAGTAAAACTCCATGCGTAGCACATTAATTATTCTTCACTGTAGTGGTCAGCTTAACTTATTAGCTTTTAAGTAGTGTTCGAAATTAGCAAATTATTTAAATTTTTTCCTAATTTTGCCTATCTTCCAAAACTTCTCTTGCTTAAAGTTTGTGAAACGTAAGGGCAGAGAAATTTATAAAGACAAGCTGCCCAAAGGCAGCATTCAAAAGTTCATGCCTAGCTGAGGCCCAGCTCCCCTTCTATTTGTGATTTACGCCATACTGAATAACTTTGAGGAACTTTTGCTTCTTTGGTGTTGTCAGCGATGATTGCGCGTCCCATGCTTGGCCAGCATAAAACTGCGAGTACTCTTGGGGTAATGACCTGGAAGACCTTGGGTGGCCCCATTAGGGTTTTCAGTTTCTGTACCAGTGGTAACCATGATGCCGGAACAACCTGTTCGGCAACCATCCATGATGCCTGGGGTTCGCTGCCCAACTGCTTTGTAAGGGACTCGTAACGCAGTGTCGCTGCTCGGAGAGCCGCTTGTGGAGATGGCATTATTACTGCACGTGCACGCCGCTCGGCACACAGAAGGCAAATTTCTTCGGGCAGTCCGCTTTGCTTTGCAAGCTCTGGGTTTAATGCCCAGCCGTGAGTCTTTATATGGCACTGGCAAATTGAGCAGGCATACTTTGGGTTTTCAGCCGTGAATAATGAGTTCACTTTCTGGGGGCGTTCGCCGTTTCGCCAGAAGATT
This DNA window, taken from Microbulbifer sp. GL-2, encodes the following:
- a CDS encoding DUF6249 domain-containing protein, translating into MRARNSQSMRASARWLVTLVAAFAALGSWAQDEDIALPEPPAPPELNAEAPEAPESRVRIMRDDNGVLTIKTEGEDGERSEVRVDLGSDFGGPLSQRIIEKLESKGILDERGQVVEEALDSVPENVEIGLSKKYDSRFNDSKESHSGEAFHQVVTLPMLALICVFGMPVLIVWLVTRNSYRKKQLVMENINRMVAEGRDVPPEMLDMLEGDSPRNPNDRGITLIAVGAAVFIWLTALAGIGVGSLGLIPLFIGLARFINWKLDNKQV
- a CDS encoding sigma-70 family RNA polymerase sigma factor; translation: MDLNDEELIRRTVKDGDQRAYAQLVRRYQSQLRFSLRQLCDGDQGLADDMAQEAFIKAYKALPAFRGDARFSTWLYRIAYNLVMSHKRKNAPEVDQDAVDRAQAEETVEESQQLGMARDLNSAMGSLSDAQREAIHLCMQRGFSHEEAASIMKLPLGTVKSHVNRARAKLRSLLQPWREEVVNG
- a CDS encoding GNAT family N-acetyltransferase, whose amino-acid sequence is MELEIRAAKKSDFGAISEIFDHPTVVAQSSQHPYLGIERISNLLDDKDDSLILLVAELEERIQGYICINLNTKPRAKHVASFGMAIHPNSHGKGIGSILLEETINMADNWLNIIRLELEVYTDNEHGIYLYKKFGFKVEGESKFASFKDGAYAGLYRMARIHPKFHQALRIED
- a CDS encoding serine hydrolase, coding for MVATITAHADDTLQTFLEQTLSTARDKNSLPAIAALIQINGKTAAVAVDGVRAQGRQELATIGDRWHIGSNTKAITATMIARLVEQGVMQFEDTLADSFPAFAKKMDPAYRDITITQLLSHTAGLAPLTDDKELPQFEAVIEPVNGIQAQRMAVARNYLTMPPASVAGSFAYSNLGYIIAGAIAEARTGKTWEDLINEQIFAPLGIKDGGFAAPGFSDKWDQPRGHKKTFWGKLTPLDPADKHSDNPQALGPAGTINISLKDWILFVEDQLNGVHGHGKLLKTETYRKLHSPVTGNYALGWGAVYDPELLLLTHTGSNGYWLADMRIMPKHDIIFLIAMNSGDDAAEKSMKEIRKRLMERLKPFE